One Coregonus clupeaformis isolate EN_2021a unplaced genomic scaffold, ASM2061545v1 scaf4851, whole genome shotgun sequence genomic window carries:
- the LOC121568336 gene encoding short neurotoxin 7 has product MRTLLLTTVLLVLLCSTQVLTLRCYTCEEADADCKQETECPPSSMYCRTVVTVETVTRTCEEICASGVNVYCCQGDLCEN; this is encoded by the exons ATGAGGACCCTGCTACTGACAACCGTGTTGCTGGTGCTACTCTGTAGCACTCAAG TGCTCACACTCAGGTGCTACACCTGTGAGGAGGCTGATGCTGACTGCAAACAAGAGACAGAATGTCCACCATCGAGCATGTACTGCAGAACTGTGGTGACTG TGGAGACAGTGACTCGTACCTGCGAGGAGATATGTGCCTCGGGTGTCAACGTCTACTGTTGCCAGGGAGACCTGTGTGAGAACTGA